Within Bacillus sp. Marseille-Q1617, the genomic segment TTATGTCTTCGATGATCTTTGCACTCACTTCTGGGTTGAGAAGTGGTTCGTCAATGCCTTTATATAATAAATCGTTTTTTTGATAGGACGAAAGCTGGCTTTCTTGAAAGGTAATATCGATTTGACCGGCGGAGGTTTCTTTCATAACAGGAAATGAAAGAAGAGTGATCAAAGTTAGTTTTGTCAATAGCTGTATCAACGGTTATCATTCCCTTCCTCAGTAGTATAGGTGAGTAATTTACTTTCATGTAGAAAATGTGAAGGATAATGATTTCCAATAATTACAGCTTATTCATTTGAGGTTCATTCAGAAACTATAGAAAAAAAGGTATGGTTCATTATGTATTTTGCAAGGACCCTCATTGTTTATCTTCTTTTCCTTTTTATTATGACTGGACAAGGTGAAGCTGTAATGAAGATAGAAAATGAAAGTGCCATAAATGATCCGCGCCCCTCTTTTTCGATTGAACTTCTGCCGTGGCGTACTGTAAATGAAATGATACCGAATAAATCATTTTTCACGATCATTGACGTGGAAACAGGTCTTTATTTCAATGTGCAGCGGAGGGCAGGGAGTAAACATGCAGATGTCCAGCCCCTTACAAGAAAAGATACAAAAATCATGAAAAGTATATATGGGGGTAAATGGAGTTGGGATAGAAGAGCTATTTTGGTTCAATACAAAGACCTTTTGATCCCTGCTTCCATGAACGGAATGCCGCATGGAGCCGGAGCACTCCAAAATGGATTTCCTGGACACTTTTGTGTTCATTTTTATGGCAGTACCACACACAAAACCCCGACACCCGATTTGGCTCATAAATTGATGATTCTAAAAGCCGGTGGAGAACTTCATAGGTATTTATACAACATGGACCCGTATGAGAGCCTTCATATTATGGAAGTAGCAATCAATCAGCATGATGACAATCTTCTTTCACTTGTCTTGTCGGAAGGGAAGAAAGGTACTGCAAAAAAACTGATAAATGAGATAGAACACATCGATATTGCTGAACTTTCATTGCTCCCATCCGAGGATTTACATCCTCTTTTCGGGCTGGCCGTGAAAGCGAAGCTGAAGTGGATTTCGAATGAAAAAACGCAATTGGTAAAAAATGGTGAAGTAATCATCCGTAAAAATAGTCCTGAAGATCAATGGGCGATTGATGGTGAAATTCTCACTGATTTGGTGAAATAGTTTTCTGTCATTTACAGTTATTGTGAAAAATGTATGGAAAAAACGAAGCGGTAGAGTTTTTTCTCCAACAAACAGGGAAAAGGTTAGGTAAACAAATCGTGGAGGTTAGTAACTCATGCTGGAGTTTATTATAAATGCGATTAGAGAACTGGGGATGTGGGGACTGTTGGCCGGGAACGCAATCGAAGCTTCTTCTCTGCCTTTCCCTGGGGTATTAGTCACACTGACATATGGATATCTGCTTGACCCCTCATGGGGAAAGCTGATCAGTCTTGCTATTTTCAGCAGTCTGATTTATACCGTATTCAGTTACATTCCGTATGTGATCGGATTTAAAATAAAGCATACAATCAAAGATAAAACAAATGATAAAAACACAAGGAAAGTCGAAAAAGCCCAGAAGTGGTTCAGAAAGTATGGTGTATGGAGCATCGCTCTTTCGCGACCACTCGGGATCGGGAATTATATCTCCTACGCCTCCGGAATAAGTAAAGTAAACAAGATAAAGTTTGGCGTTCTTACGTTTATAGGAATCTTTCCAGTTACCTTTATCATGTTAATTGTCGGTAAAAATGGGCATTTAGAGTCGGTTCAGGCGTTAATGAGCAGTGTACAGAACTATATTTTCATCGGCGGGGCTGTATTACTCATCCTTTACATTGCTTACAAATTTCTATACTCGGCCAAAAAGAAGAAAGGCGGAGACTCTTCCCAAGAAAACATAACTCCTAAAACGGCAAAGCAAGGTGAGTCATAAAAGGTAAGTGGGATAATATTATTCACTCGCCGCTTCATAATCGTCCATCCTTATAAGGGTGGCGATTTTTTAGTGTGAACAGGGCATAGAGCGAAGCCCTTCCGCATTTCTTTTTGTCCAGCTCCGGCGGCTAGAGGCTCGAGGTCATAAGTCAAAAACATCAAAAAGGCAAAGAACGCCTTTCCGATGTTTTCGCCTTATGCTTGTCGCCTCTGAGCGAGCCGCCTCCGCTTTTCTTATTGTCCAGCTGCAGGGCTTAGAGGCCCATGTCATAAGCCAAATCGTCCAAGAAGGCAAAAAACGCCTTCATGGCCGATTCGTCTTATGCCACCTGCCTCTGAGCAAAGCCCTTCCGCATTTCTTATTGTCCAGCTGCAGGGCTTAGTGGCCCATGTCATAAGCCTCTCTTCAAAGCCCTTCCGCTTTTCTTTTTTCCTCAATCTGTTACGTGCTCGTTATTGAGTCATTGTGATATAATGAATAGTCGAGATTAGTAGAATTAGCATGAAAGGTTTGATTCGGACCATGACTCAATATACGCCTATGATCAGGCAATATTTACAGGTGAAGGCAGATTATCAGGATGCCTTTTTATTTTTTCGTTTGGGAGATTTTTATGAAATGTTCTTTGATGATGCGATTTCAGCATCCCAGGAACTTGAAATAACGTTAACAAGCCGCGATGGGGGCGGCGAGGAAAGAATTCCTATGTGCGGGGTCCCTTATCATTCAGCACCTAATTACATAGAACAATTGATCGACAAAGGCTACAAAGTCGCCATATGCGAACAGACAGAGGATCCGAAGCAGGCAAAGGGAGTCGTCCGAAGGGAAGTGGTGCAGCTTATCACCCCAGGGACGGTAATGGACGGAAAGGGATTGAATGATAAGGAGAACAACTATATTGCCTCCGTGACACCTTTTGACGACCTTATTTTCGGGCTCTCATATAGTGACCTCACTACCGGTGAATCTAAAGTGACCTTGGTAACGGATGGGATCCAAACATTATTAAATGAACTATCTACCATTGGGGCAAAAGAAGTTGTCCTTCCACTTGATATAGATGAGGAAATTCAAAGAAAGATCAATGAAAGAAATGAGCTTACACTTTCATTTGAAGGGGAAACAAGACTGGATGTTTCTTTCTCTCATCTTCTTGCATCCCTTGAACAGGATAAACTGAAAGAGGCAGCCGCCAGGCTCTTTCAATATTTGTTCCGTACCCAGAAAAGAAGCCTGGATCATTTGCAGAAAGTAGAGACCTATCATATCTATCAATATATGAAGATGGATTACTATTCAAAACGGAATCTCGAATTGACCGAAACGATCCGATCCAAAGGAAAAAAAGGCTCACTCCTCTGGCTTCTTGATGAAACCATGACGGCCATGGGCGCACGTCTGCTGAAACAATGGATAGATCGTCCTCTTATCCAATTAAAAGATATCCAAAAACGTCAGACTGTGGTTGAAGTCCTTTTGGAAAGGTTCTTTGAGAGACAGGACCTGAGGGAACGTCTAAAAGAAGTGTATGATTTGGAGCGGTTGGCAGGAAGGGTCGCCTTCGGGAATGTCAATGCACGTGATCTTATCCAGTTGAAAAAATCACTTCAGCAGATCCCTGTCTTAAGACACCTAGTTGAGACCATGGGAAATGAAGCAACAGATCAACTTGTCTCAGAATTGGATCCGTGTGAAGAGCTGACTGATTTATTGGAACAGGCACTGGTTGACAACCCTCCTCTTTCAATTAAAGAAGGCAGCCTCATGAGGGATGGATACCATGAAGAGCTGGATCAGTATCGAGATGCAAGTAAGAACGGAAAAAGCTGGATTGCAGAACTCGAACGAAAAGAGAGAGAGCGTACGGGAATCCGTTCATTGAAAGTCGGTTTTAATCGGGTATTCGGTTATTACATCGAAGTGACAAAAGCCAATCTTCAGCATTTAGAAGAGGGACGGTATGAAAGAAAGCAAACATTAACAAATGCGGAGCGCTTTATTACACCTGAATTAAAGGAGAAAGAATCCCTCATTCTTCAGGCTGATGAAAAATCAGTGGATTTAGAGTATGAGCTTTTTATAGGGATCCGCGAAACGGTGAAAGAGTATATTCCGCGTCTTCAGAAATTGGCCAGACTGGTAAGTGAACTTGATGTCCTTCAATGTTTTGCAACGGTAAGCGAGAAAAGGCATTACAATAAACCTTCATTTAATGATGATCGGAAAATCATTCTTAAGGATGGCCGTCACCCTGTAGTTGAAAAAGTCATGGGTGCTCAGGAATATGTGCCAAATGACTGCTATATGGATGCAGAACGGGAAATGCTGTTAATCACTGGACCTAACATGTCGGGTAAAAGTACGTATATGCGTCAAGTAGCCCTTACATCCATCCTTGCCCAAATCGGTTGTTATGTCCCTGCAGATCAAGCAGACCTGCCGATTTTTGATCAGGTATTTACCCGCATCGGTGCAGCCGATGACTTGATTTCCGGCCAGAGCACGTTTATGGTTGAAATGCTCGAGGCAAAGAATGCAATCGTCAATGCGACGCAGCAGAGTTTGATCCTATTCGATGAAATAGGCCGTGGAACTTCCACATACGACGGTATGGCTCTTGCTCAGGCGATCATTGAATATATACATGAAAATATCGGTGCAAAAACGCTGTTTTCCACGCATTATCATGAATTGACCATCCTTGAAGAAGAATTGAGAAAAGTGAAAAATGTCCATGTCAGTGCAATGGAACAGAACGGAAAACTTGTTTTCCTTCACAAAATCAAAGATGGGGCTGCCGATAAAAGTTACGGGATCCATGTAGCGGAACTTGCCGATCTCCCGCCAGCACTGATTCAGCGAGCGAACGAGATATTATCCCAGCTTGAACAAAAGGAAGACGGGTTGTCTCTATCCAAACAGGATGCGGATCTGAGAAGAGATGCAAAATCAGAAGCCGCTCCGGTTAATGATGAAATCGCTCAGTTATCCTTTTTCCAGACAGAAAAGAAGGGTTCCAATGATTTACCTGTTAAATCAAAAGAAAAGAAACTCCTGGATGAACTAAAGAAACTCGATATACTTGAAATGACCCCGTTGGATGCGATGAACACTTTATATTCAATCCAAAAAAAGTTAAAAAACTAAGGGCGGTGTAAACGTGGCGAAAATCTTTCAACTAGACGACTCGCTTTCAAACAAAATTGCCGCGGGCGAGGTTGTTGAAAGGCCCGCTTCAGTCGTAAAAGAACTCTTGGAAAATAGTATAGATGCTAATGGAAACGTAATTGAAATTCATATAGAAGAAGCGGGTCTCAACTCCATCCGCATCATTGATAATGGCGATGGCATCGAAGAAGAAGATGTTGAGACAGCTTTCAGGCGTCATGCAACGAGTAAGATAAAAGATGAAAATGATCTCTTCCGGATCCGCACATTGGGGTTTAGAGGAGAGGCACTGCCGAGTATCGCTTCAGTTTCTCATTTCACTCTGAAAACAAGTACGGGAAATGGCCCTGGTACATTCATCGAGCTCCAGGGAGGGGAGATTGTGAAACTGGAGAATACTTCTTCAAGGAAAGGAACAGATATCACAGTTTCACAGATTTTCTTTAATACTCCCGCGAGGTTAAAGTACTTAAAGACCATTCATACAGAACTTGGAAACATCAGTGACGTCGTAAACCGCATTGCGCTGGCTCATCCCGATGTGTCAATTAAACTGCTGCATAATGGCAAATCACTTCTTCATACGAATGGAAACGGTGATGTCCTTCAAGTACTGGCGGCCATCTATGGAGTGGGAATCGCAAAGAAAATGGTTCCTATTGATGTAAGTACACTTGACTTCCGTATAAATGGATATGTCTCTCTCCCTGAGGTCACCCGTGCATCAAGAAATTATATTTCCACGATGATCAATGGGAGGTTCATTAAGAATTATGCTTTGGCAAAAGCGATAGGAGAAGGGTATCATACACTGCTCCCGATTGGGAGGCACCCGATTGTTTTATTAAATATTGAAATGGACCCTGTTCTAGTAGATGTAAACGTCCATCCTTCCAAAATGGAAGTCCGTATAAGCAAGGAAAGTGAATTAAATACGCTAGTGACGGATGGGATTAAAACGATCTTTAAAAGGAAGGAACTCATTCCTTCTGGAGCTATTGTTCAGAGAGCCGCGAAACCGAAGTCTGATCAAACGTATATGGACTTGGATCACAGACCTGTACCCGAAAAGAAAGAAGCGCGCATTTCATGGCCTGTGACTGAACCAGACCATGGGATCGGGGATGTGAAAAAGAAACAAACGTATGATTCACATCAAATGGTAAATGAAGAGAAAACACCTTTACCTACTGAAACAACTGCTTTAATTAATGATACGAAAGAAACAATGCACGTTGAATCTGAAATGATTCAAACAAAAGAGGTCGAGCTGAATGAAGCAGCTAATGAATCATTCAGGGTTCCCCCTCTTTATCCTGTGGGACAGATGCACGGCACATATATTTTTGCTCAAAATGACCAAGGACTGTATATCATTGATCAACATGCTGCACAGGAACGCATCAAATATGAATATTTCAAAGAAAAAGTCGGTCAGGTGGCCAAGGAGCTTCAAGAGCTGCTCGTACCGATGACATTGGAGTATTCCACTGATGAGTATATAAAAATAAATGAAAACCGATCAGCACTTGAAGAAGTGGGGGTCTTCCTTGAAGAGTTCGGCCATAACAGCTTCATTGTACGTTCCCATCCCCAATGGTTTCCTCAAGGGGAAGAAAAAGAAACCATCGAAGATATGATTCAGCAGGTGTTAAAAATGAATCGGGTGGATATCAGGAGGCTGCGGGAGGAAGCAGCAATCATGATGAGCTGCAAAGGCTCTATTAAGGCCAATCATTATCTCAGGAATGATGAGATTCTTGCATTGTTAGATGAATTGAGGAGGACGACCGATCCTTTCACATGTCCACACGGACGCCCTATCATCATTCATTACTCCACATATGAAATGGAAAAAATGTTCAAGCGAATAATGTAAAACAACGCAGGAAGCCTGGTAAACCCGGGCTTCTTTTTTATTCGTATATTTATTTTCAATAATACTGTTATGTTAACTTTTGAAAAATGGTACCTATATTATGTTGGATATTTATATTTAGTGTTGAATTATTTCAACTTTAGTGTAAAATTACACTAAAAGGAACATACTGGGGGAGTTGGGAATGTTTTTAAATTCTATAAAGAAAAAGAGTATCTTTATCATTCTTATTCTATTACTTGCTTACTCTTCAGCTTTTACATTAATTGCGTCAAACAAAAAAGAAGAAAATGTCATATCAGACGTGGGGCGTTTAATGCCGACTAAAATCAAGAAAGTGATAAAAGGCAAGGAAGAAAACAGTATGATTGAAACAATCACAGATGCGAATGAAAATGATCTAAAGATATCGGTTGCGGGCAAACGGCACAGCCAAGGGGGACATACGTATTATCAAGATGGCGTTGTGTTGGATATGACGGATTATAATGAAATTCTACATGTCGATCCCGGGAAAAAGACGATACATGTACAAAGCGGGGCGACTTGGGATGATATTCAACGGGCAGTGAATCCGTATGGTTTAGCGGTGAAAGTGATGCAATCACAAAATATATTCACAATAGGAGGTTCTCTCTCTGTAAATGTCCATGGAAGGGATATTAGAAACGGATCATTAATCGAGACAGTCAACTGGTTCAGATTATTGAAACCGGATGGGACGATTATAAAGGTTTCCAGGACTGAAAACAGTGAATATTTCCCTTTGGTGATAGGGGGATATGGCTTATTCGGGGTCATCCTTGATTGTGAACTTCAATTAACGGAAGATGAATTATATACGATGAGAACGGAAGAAATATCATACGAAGAGTATACGGAATATTTTAAAGAAAATGTACTGGCTGAAGATAAAGTGAAAATGCATTTAGGGAGAATCTCGACAGCCCCTCATTCCTTTTTGGAAGAGATGTATGTAACAGACTATTATTCAAGTGAAAATCAAAAAGAATACAGTGTGTACAGTGAACTTAAAGAGGAGAGGTTCACTTTTTTAACTAAGTTCCTGCTCGGGTTATCCCGGGATTTCAATTGGGGGAAGGATGCATTCTGGGACATGCAGAAAGCATTCTTTCTCAAGCGCAATGAGAAATTGGTGACGAGAAACAACGTCATGCGTTCAGAATCGGAATTCCTTGAATATGAAGCAAAGAATAATACTGATATTCTACAGGAATATTTTGTCCCTGTGGATGAATATGAAGATTATATCAACGACTTAAGGACCTACCTTCAAAAAAGGGATTTAAATTTGTTGAACATTACTGTCCGGTATGTTGAGCGTAACAATGAGGCAGTCATGTCTTTCGCTAAAGAGGATATGTTTGCACTGGTGCTCCTCATTAATCAAGGAATGAATGAAGAAGATATGGCAGAGACAGAAGAAACAGTGAGGGGGATGATCGACATTACTTTAGAGCATGGTGGCAGTTATTATTTGCCCTATTATGAGTATCCGACAATAGATCAGATGAAAGAGGCCTACCCGAATAGTGAGGAATTCTTTCAACAGAAAAGAAAACTGGACCCCGACGAACGCTTCATGAATCAATTTTATGAGAAGTATGGCTTATGAGATGGTTCATATTATCCCAAAGTTTCGCCATGACTGCAGCTAGTGTATCGTTTCCGTTCTATTTGCTCTTCATACAGAATATTGGCCGGTCATTTTCTTCCTTTGGATTTGCATACGGGTTATTCACGCTGAGTGCAGCACTCAGTCACCGCTTGATCGGGAAGTTGGCGGATCAATCAGGCGGTTTGAGACTATTGATCTTTTATGCTGTTGGAATGAGCTTTCTCTTCCTCCTCATACCTTCTGTGACATCTATAGAGACAGTTTATTTCATCCAAATCATCCTCGGTATTCTGGGAGCCGTCCAAAAGACGAGTGAAAAGCTGGTCCTCAGTGATATTCCGCATGCCGGCAGCAGGGGCAAGATGATCGGAAACTATCATTTTTGGACTTCCCTGAGCTCTAGTTTTGCTGTCATGGGGACCGGTCTATTTTTGAATTACTTTACCATCCATTATATTTTTTATGGGTGCTCCATGTTTTTTCTGATAAGTGGAATAAGTCTCATCTTTGGTCATGAAGAACGTATACAAACCAATAAACTGCCAACAAAAAAAACGAAAGGGGGCTGAATCTCTTTCGTTTTTTATAACTCTTCCATTTTTTGAAATTAAGAAGGATATCGTAAATAAAAAGCTAATATTAAATAAAGGATACATTTCTGAATTTTCAATAAAATACACAGGGGGAGTAAGATGAATGGGGGAATAGAGCTTCAACCGTTAAAAAAGAAAAAACGGATAGCTATTTTATTTTGGACGCTCGGGATATTGGTGTTTCTTGCGGGAGGGGGAATCATTGGGGTTAACTTCTATGTGGAGAGGTCATTACCCTTGACTTCCGGAACGATAGCTTTAAACGGATTGTCTCAAGATGTGGAGGTTATCAGGGACGAACAAGGTGTACCTCATATATCGGCAGAAACAGAAAAGGACTTGTTCATTGCCCAGGGATATGTTCAGGCTCAAGACCGATTATTCCAAATGGATTTAAGCAGAAGGCAGGCTTCGGGACAATTAAGTGAAATCATAGGGAAAAAAACCGTTGAAAGGGACAAATTCTTTCGGACTTTAGGGCTCAAGAGGGCTGCGGAAGTATCCTATACAGCCTATCCCGATGAAGCGAAACAGATCCTGGAATGGTATGCAGAAGGCGTCAATGCGTACATGAAGGAAGCAGAAGAAGAGGGCCGGCTGCCGGTCGAATTCACTCTCTTGGGATACAAGCCAAAAAAATGGACGCCAATCGATTCATTGACCATCGGAAAATATATGGCATTCGATTTAGGCGGGCATTGGCATGGACAGGCATTCAGGTATTGGGCGCTGAAGAACCTCTCTGAGGACAAGGCATTTGACCTGTTCCCGTCATATCCGGAAGGTGCACCTGAAATCCTCTCCTCCATCAAGGAGCTTTCAATCGATATAGAAGACTCTTTTGCCGGAGCGGTCATTCCACCGGAATTTAACGGCAGCAACAATTGGGTGGTTAGCGGGGAGAAAACGGCAAGCGGAAAGCCTTTATTGGCTGATGATCCGCATTTATCTCTCGGTACGCCTTCCATTTGGTATCAGATGCATTTAAAAGCCCCCGAAATGAATGTAAGTGGAGTCATCTTCGCTGGAATTCCGGGAATCATCTTAGGTCATAATGAAAAAATCGCTTGGGGAGTAACAAATACAGGTCCGGACGTTCAAGATTTATATATAGAAAAAAAACATGAACAAGATTCAACACTTTTTCTATATGATGATCGGTGGGAAGAAGCGACCGTTATTCAGGAACCGATCACTGTAAAGGGGGAGGAAGTGATTCCTTATGAAGTGGTCATCACCAGACATGGCCCTGTTATTTCAGATTTTGCCCATCAAACGGATAAGGAACATGCGCTCTCACTCAGGTGGACCGCTTTAGATCCAGGTCTCGAACTGCAGGCGATCATAAATATTAATAAAGCAAATAATTGGGAAGAATTCGAGAAGGCACTGGAGGATTTTCATACACCTACTCAAAACTTTGTCTTTGCCGCAAAGGATGGAACGATTGCATATAAAGCGAATGGGAAAATACCAATTCGTAATAAAGGAGACGGATTGATACCGGCTCCAGGGTGGGATCCGGATTATGAATGGAAAGGATTTGTGCCATTTGATGAACTGCCTTCGATTGTCAACCCCGAAAAAGGGTTTATAGCTACCGCGAACAATAAAGTCATTGATGACAGTTATCCCTATCATATCAGTCATCACTGGGCTCAACCTTACAGGTACATGAGAATTGCTCAGTATTTGGAACAAAAGGAAGACTTAACGATACAGGATATGAAAAATCTTCAAATGGACCAAATTAATTTGCACGCTGCAGAGTTTGTACCGATTTTATTAAGGGATATAAAAGATAAAGATTTGACGTCAGGCCAAAGCCAAGCTGTTAAAGTGCTTGAAGAGTGGGACTATAAAGATGATAAATCCGAAGCAGCACCGTTGTTGTTTCACACTTGGATGAACACGTTATCAATGGATATGTTTGAAAAAGAAATACCAAAGGAAATGATGGATCTTTTTGAAGGGCGTCAAAGTATAGTAGATGAAATGCTGAGAAAAGCTCATGAAGGGGAAGTATCCTCATGGTTTGAACCATTTGGCGGATATCAATCGTATCTGCAGAAATCATTGGATGCTGCCATAAGTGAAATTGGGGAACGGTATGGTTCTTCCATGGAACAATGGAAATGGGGCGATTACCACAAGGTTTATTTTGAGCATCCCATGTCAAGTGCCTCTCCGCTTTTAGAACGGTTCTTCAATAGTAAAGATCCGGTTCCCGTCGGCGGAAGCAGGGTCACTGTCCAGGCAGCGAGTTATAATCAAGATGGGGTCGTCAACCATGGTGCCTCATGGAGATTTGTTGTAGACACTGCAAACCTTACAGAAGGATATCATATTGTGGGACCTGGGCTGGCCGGCCACTTCAAGAGTGAATGGTACGATAATCAAATTGATGCGTGGGTACAGGGGGAGTATCATAAAACGTCATTGACTGATGTAAACAGTGAAAATAAATTAGTGTTGAAAGCTGAATGAATGGGGGTCTGATATCCTTCTTGGAATGAAGGATATCAGACTATTTTAATTGAACATGATTAAAAATATTGAAAAAGGTTATACTTACAAGATGTGATTTTTAAGACTATTATGGTACGATAATGTGTAAGGAAGATTTACATAGAAAGCAGTGAAAGTATGGCTCATGCTACCAAACAAAAATTGATCGTACTCATCGGTCCGACTGCTGTTGGAAAAACCAAAACAAGCATTCATCTTGCCAATACGTTCAATGCAGAAATCATAAGCGGGGATTCTATGCAAATTTATAAAGGCATGGATATCGGTACTGCTAAAATAACAGAAAAAGAGATGGCAGGGGTTCCGCATCATTTAATTGATATTAGAGACCCCATGGAACCGTTTTCTGCTGCAGAATTCCAACAGCTTGTCAGAGGTAAAATATCGGAGATTCATTCTCGTGGGAAAATGCCCATGATTGTAGGGGGTACAGGGTTATATATACAATCTGTCATTTTCGATTATCAGTTTACGGAGGCACCGGGAGATGCTGAGTATCGTTTTAGTCTCGAAAAAGAAGTGAAGGAAAACGGTATTGCACCCTTGTATGATGACTTGCGACGCATTGATCCGGAAGCTGCAAGAAATATCCACCCTAACAATACACGGAGGGTCATCCGCGCTTTGGAGATTTACCATTGTACCGGTAAGACGATGACCGATTATCAGGTAGGTCAATCTCATGAATTGCTTTATGACACAGCGTTGATTGGTTTGAACATGGACAGGGAAAAGCTTTATGACCGCATAAACAGGAGAGTCGATCTCATGCTCGATGAAGGACTCCTGGAAGAAGTTAAAACTCTTTTTGATCTTGGAGTGCGGGAGGTTCAATCCGTTCAAGCTATCGGGTATAAAGAGATATATGAATACTTGGAAGGAAATATAAGCCTGGAGCGGGCAATCGAGGATCTTAAGCAGAATTCCAGGAGATATGCAAAAAGGCAGTTAACGTGGTTTCGCAATAAGATGGATGTAAACTGGTTTGATGTGACCGATGAAAATCATCATCAAAAAATTATCAAGGAGATTTCCGAATTTATTGCAGGAAAGCTTAAACTAAAGTCGAATTAGTAAGTAGAGATAGAGGAGGAGGACTAAACATGAAACAATCCATTAATATTCAAGATCAATTTCTCAACCAATTGCGTAAAGACAATTCACTTTGTACGGTATTCCTTTTGAATGGCTTCCAAATCCGCGGTCATGTCAAGGGGTTTGATAATTTTACCGTTCTATTTGAATGTGAAGGGAAACAGCAGCTTGTTTATAAGCATGCGATTTCAACATTCGCTCCTCAGCGAAATGTTCAAATAAATTTTGAAGATAGTAATTAAACGTTTAGTTCTGGTTCTAACTGATTAAACCTGACAGAGCTGCCTGATGTGATTCGGGCAGCTTTTTTATTTTTGGGATGAAAATCATACATTT encodes:
- a CDS encoding penicillin acylase family protein; translated protein: MNGGIELQPLKKKKRIAILFWTLGILVFLAGGGIIGVNFYVERSLPLTSGTIALNGLSQDVEVIRDEQGVPHISAETEKDLFIAQGYVQAQDRLFQMDLSRRQASGQLSEIIGKKTVERDKFFRTLGLKRAAEVSYTAYPDEAKQILEWYAEGVNAYMKEAEEEGRLPVEFTLLGYKPKKWTPIDSLTIGKYMAFDLGGHWHGQAFRYWALKNLSEDKAFDLFPSYPEGAPEILSSIKELSIDIEDSFAGAVIPPEFNGSNNWVVSGEKTASGKPLLADDPHLSLGTPSIWYQMHLKAPEMNVSGVIFAGIPGIILGHNEKIAWGVTNTGPDVQDLYIEKKHEQDSTLFLYDDRWEEATVIQEPITVKGEEVIPYEVVITRHGPVISDFAHQTDKEHALSLRWTALDPGLELQAIININKANNWEEFEKALEDFHTPTQNFVFAAKDGTIAYKANGKIPIRNKGDGLIPAPGWDPDYEWKGFVPFDELPSIVNPEKGFIATANNKVIDDSYPYHISHHWAQPYRYMRIAQYLEQKEDLTIQDMKNLQMDQINLHAAEFVPILLRDIKDKDLTSGQSQAVKVLEEWDYKDDKSEAAPLLFHTWMNTLSMDMFEKEIPKEMMDLFEGRQSIVDEMLRKAHEGEVSSWFEPFGGYQSYLQKSLDAAISEIGERYGSSMEQWKWGDYHKVYFEHPMSSASPLLERFFNSKDPVPVGGSRVTVQAASYNQDGVVNHGASWRFVVDTANLTEGYHIVGPGLAGHFKSEWYDNQIDAWVQGEYHKTSLTDVNSENKLVLKAE
- the miaA gene encoding tRNA (adenosine(37)-N6)-dimethylallyltransferase MiaA, giving the protein MAHATKQKLIVLIGPTAVGKTKTSIHLANTFNAEIISGDSMQIYKGMDIGTAKITEKEMAGVPHHLIDIRDPMEPFSAAEFQQLVRGKISEIHSRGKMPMIVGGTGLYIQSVIFDYQFTEAPGDAEYRFSLEKEVKENGIAPLYDDLRRIDPEAARNIHPNNTRRVIRALEIYHCTGKTMTDYQVGQSHELLYDTALIGLNMDREKLYDRINRRVDLMLDEGLLEEVKTLFDLGVREVQSVQAIGYKEIYEYLEGNISLERAIEDLKQNSRRYAKRQLTWFRNKMDVNWFDVTDENHHQKIIKEISEFIAGKLKLKSN
- the hfq gene encoding RNA chaperone Hfq; this translates as MKQSINIQDQFLNQLRKDNSLCTVFLLNGFQIRGHVKGFDNFTVLFECEGKQQLVYKHAISTFAPQRNVQINFEDSN